A window of the Thalassospira indica genome harbors these coding sequences:
- a CDS encoding 4-(cytidine 5'-diphospho)-2-C-methyl-D-erythritol kinase, producing the protein MSATYRQQAPAKVNLFLHVTGKRDDGYHLLESLVCFTASGDVVSGEVRDDGAITLSITGPMAANLALEDTSDNLVMRAARMLQAESGTTQGADLILDKRLPIASGIGGGSADAAATIRLLCEMWKLDLDEDTLSRIALSLGADVPVCLHGKSCLMSGIGEEITALPDLPSVPMVLINPGKAVSTPEIFKARADEGFSPTDAWDTKQTFQSGAALADALSECGNDLTLPATGILPEICDVLNALAREEGCLLARMSGSGATCFGIYDTNDQAERAANAIAAQNPDWWISPTHILTEKSREQADMGAAFPD; encoded by the coding sequence ATGTCTGCGACCTATCGCCAGCAGGCACCTGCCAAGGTTAACCTGTTTTTGCACGTCACCGGCAAACGCGATGACGGCTATCACCTGCTTGAAAGCCTCGTCTGCTTTACCGCATCCGGCGACGTAGTGAGTGGTGAGGTGCGCGATGATGGCGCCATCACCCTTTCGATCACAGGCCCCATGGCCGCCAACCTCGCCCTTGAAGACACCAGCGACAACCTTGTCATGCGTGCCGCCCGGATGCTCCAGGCCGAAAGTGGCACGACACAGGGGGCCGACCTGATCCTTGATAAGCGATTGCCGATTGCATCGGGCATCGGTGGCGGGTCGGCGGATGCGGCTGCGACGATCCGGTTGCTGTGCGAGATGTGGAAACTTGATCTCGACGAAGACACCCTTTCGCGTATTGCCCTGTCGCTGGGGGCCGATGTCCCGGTTTGCCTGCATGGCAAAAGCTGTCTGATGTCGGGCATTGGCGAAGAAATCACCGCACTGCCCGACCTGCCGTCCGTCCCGATGGTCCTGATCAATCCCGGCAAGGCGGTTTCGACACCAGAAATCTTCAAGGCTCGCGCCGACGAGGGTTTCAGCCCAACCGACGCATGGGATACCAAGCAAACCTTTCAAAGTGGTGCTGCGCTTGCCGATGCATTGTCGGAATGCGGCAATGACCTGACGCTGCCGGCCACCGGTATCCTTCCGGAAATTTGTGATGTGCTAAATGCGCTTGCCCGTGAAGAGGGATGCTTGCTGGCCAGAATGTCAGGCAGCGGTGCGACGTGTTTCGGAATTTACGACACAAACGATCAGGCTGAACGTGCGGCAAATGCCATTGCGGCACAGAACCCGGACTGGTGGATTTCGCCCACCCATATCCTGACGGAAAAGAGCCGCGAGCAGGCAGATATGGGCGCGGCCTTCCCCGACTGA
- a CDS encoding sensor domain-containing diguanylate cyclase encodes MTTEFETDHQGEMAKMFEQRVEAILKLGIEQFGLPVGIFSAIGEQTYEIRQVFHPENALTPGMEFDLDETFCSQVISASKVFAFHDVSESELGSHPAGEKFGFAAYLGAPIVVEGECIGTLAFGSPVPVKAFTKHDIDLVQLFADSIGQAVAHIHDRKALDQARKDIELSANTDPLTGLYNRHYMEGILRTELERSNRYGNAVVIGIVYFDNLKNLNENFGYDAGDAALKLFAKVASGMKRETDVIARWSDKEFIILMPETGAAGALNYLQRLTERVGAEDFEAGSAHPKLTLSIGLGIAEAGDTLDKLVSRASIAMHQSKQS; translated from the coding sequence ATGACCACCGAGTTTGAGACCGATCATCAGGGCGAAATGGCCAAAATGTTCGAACAGCGTGTTGAGGCGATCCTGAAGCTCGGTATTGAGCAGTTTGGTCTGCCAGTCGGCATCTTTAGTGCGATTGGCGAACAGACCTATGAAATTCGACAGGTGTTCCATCCGGAAAATGCCCTGACCCCGGGCATGGAATTCGATCTTGATGAGACATTCTGCAGTCAGGTTATTTCGGCCAGCAAAGTCTTTGCTTTTCATGATGTCAGTGAAAGCGAACTGGGATCGCATCCGGCCGGCGAAAAATTCGGGTTTGCCGCCTATCTTGGCGCACCGATTGTTGTCGAAGGCGAATGCATCGGGACCCTTGCATTCGGCAGCCCCGTACCGGTGAAGGCCTTTACCAAGCATGATATCGATCTGGTGCAGCTTTTTGCCGACTCAATCGGGCAGGCGGTTGCCCATATCCATGATCGCAAGGCACTTGATCAGGCGCGCAAGGATATCGAGCTTTCTGCCAATACCGATCCCCTGACGGGGCTTTACAATCGCCATTACATGGAAGGCATCTTGCGAACCGAGCTTGAACGTTCAAACCGTTATGGCAATGCGGTTGTGATCGGGATTGTCTATTTCGACAATCTCAAGAACCTGAATGAGAACTTTGGCTATGATGCCGGTGATGCCGCGCTAAAACTGTTTGCCAAGGTGGCATCGGGCATGAAGCGCGAAACCGATGTCATCGCGCGCTGGAGCGACAAGGAATTCATTATCCTGATGCCTGAAACCGGGGCCGCAGGTGCATTGAACTACCTACAACGCCTGACAGAGCGCGTTGGTGCCGAGGATTTCGAGGCCGGAAGCGCACACCCGAAGCTTACACTCAGCATCGGCCTTGGCATTGCGGAGGCTGGCGATACGCTTGATAAACTGGTGTCGCGCGCCAGCATAGCCATGCACCAATCCAAGCAGTCCTGA
- a CDS encoding tetratricopeptide repeat protein, which translates to MKRKLLHLLIPMTAIALSACGTMPQNSDDAVFEYPQSNGFSGNFLAGKAAQMESRSDYAAQYLLRAHQLDPDNAELRRRAFLALISDGRISDAVDIATSLQSENDQDLFAALTVMDAAIREDRYQDALDIVSSLPERGINALIAPLAKAWLYTGLDQKDAAMTALDGMQGNGALNPLSEYHRGLILAHFGDFDAAERALASAYGDPADAPLRAAEALGAVYERKGQVQKASLLYESYMDRHPQSLAMPFHLARLDRNEPPIATMLTPAEGLAEAYLDIATLLSQENAVDPSLLMARYSLSLRPDDDITRLLVGEVMEIQNRFETAIEVYKGIPRSSPHSWNARLRTASSLEQIGRADEAIDILKDMVSERRDRPDALIQLGDILRIQQQYGPAADAYDKAIERLGGQTQVGWRLLYRRGIAHERAGDWAKAEADFLQALEVEPEQPYVLNYLGYSWVDMGMNFDQAEDMLKRAVELQPDDGYIVDSLGWVYYKLGRFEDAVEQLEKAVELKPDDPTINDHLGDAYWQIGRYHEARFQWHRALSFNPTEELRSTVEAKINGQVPSVAPTVVN; encoded by the coding sequence TTGAAACGTAAATTGTTACATCTCCTCATCCCGATGACGGCTATTGCGCTTTCGGCCTGTGGCACCATGCCACAGAACAGCGACGATGCCGTTTTCGAGTATCCGCAATCCAACGGGTTTTCGGGCAACTTCCTGGCGGGCAAGGCTGCCCAGATGGAAAGCCGGTCCGACTACGCTGCGCAATATCTTTTGCGCGCCCATCAACTCGACCCAGACAATGCCGAGCTGCGCCGCCGTGCCTTCCTGGCATTGATCAGCGACGGGCGCATCAGCGATGCCGTCGACATTGCCACCAGCTTGCAATCCGAAAACGATCAGGACCTGTTTGCCGCCCTGACCGTGATGGATGCCGCCATTCGCGAAGATCGCTATCAGGATGCGCTTGATATCGTCTCAAGCCTGCCCGAACGGGGCATCAATGCCCTAATTGCACCGCTGGCAAAGGCCTGGCTTTACACCGGCCTTGATCAAAAAGACGCGGCAATGACCGCCCTTGATGGCATGCAGGGCAATGGCGCGCTTAACCCGCTTTCGGAATACCATCGCGGTCTGATCCTGGCGCATTTTGGTGATTTTGATGCCGCCGAACGCGCCCTTGCCAGTGCTTATGGCGACCCGGCCGACGCGCCGCTTCGCGCCGCCGAGGCCCTGGGCGCCGTCTATGAGCGCAAAGGTCAGGTGCAAAAGGCATCCCTTCTGTATGAAAGCTATATGGATCGGCATCCGCAATCGCTTGCCATGCCGTTCCATCTGGCGCGGCTTGACCGCAACGAACCACCCATCGCAACCATGCTGACCCCGGCAGAGGGTCTGGCAGAGGCCTATCTCGATATCGCCACCCTGCTTAGTCAGGAAAACGCGGTTGATCCATCCTTGCTGATGGCGCGCTATTCGCTGTCGCTACGTCCCGATGATGACATTACCCGTCTTCTGGTTGGCGAAGTGATGGAAATTCAGAACCGTTTTGAAACGGCAATTGAGGTTTACAAAGGGATCCCGCGCTCATCCCCGCACAGCTGGAATGCGCGGCTTCGCACTGCCTCAAGCCTTGAGCAGATTGGCCGTGCGGACGAGGCGATTGATATCCTCAAAGACATGGTCAGCGAACGCCGCGATCGCCCGGATGCGCTGATCCAGCTTGGCGACATCCTGCGCATTCAGCAACAATATGGCCCGGCGGCAGACGCCTATGACAAGGCGATTGAACGGCTTGGTGGCCAGACCCAGGTTGGCTGGCGGTTGCTGTATCGTCGCGGCATTGCCCATGAACGTGCCGGTGACTGGGCCAAGGCAGAGGCAGATTTCCTTCAGGCGCTCGAAGTCGAACCGGAACAGCCCTATGTGCTCAACTATCTTGGTTATAGCTGGGTTGATATGGGCATGAATTTCGATCAGGCCGAAGACATGCTTAAACGCGCTGTCGAATTGCAGCCTGATGATGGCTATATCGTCGATAGTCTGGGGTGGGTTTACTACAAACTGGGCCGGTTCGAAGATGCGGTCGAACAGCTTGAAAAGGCGGTCGAACTGAAACCCGACGATCCGACCATCAATGATCATCTGGGGGATGCCTATTGGCAGATCGGGCGCTATCACGAGGCCCGATTCCAGTGGCACCGTGCCCTGTCCTTCAATCCGACCGAAGAACTGCGCAGTACCGTCGAAGCCAAAATCAATGGTCAGGTACCAAGCGTGGCCCCGACCGTCGTAAACTGA
- a CDS encoding DUF3100 domain-containing protein, with protein MNALRGQMGLWKLHLAVIIIGAIAELIGIRKIPLGIGAILLLPLLYAFIMAALMNPNVMPKFGKFIGEKEVKAASPLIVIAIMPFIAKFGTTIGPAIETIIEAGPALLLQELGNLGTIVLAFPLAVWGLKMGREAIGATFSIAREPNLAIIADRYTLKSPEGAGVMGVYVIGTLFGTFIFAILASLFASIDVFDPRALAMACGIGSGSMMAACTGALTEVVPSMKDEILALAGASNLLTYATGLYAGLFIALPIVEKLYNATAGKRDLAAADNKGA; from the coding sequence ATGAATGCGCTTCGGGGACAAATGGGGCTATGGAAGCTCCATTTAGCCGTTATCATTATCGGGGCAATCGCCGAGCTGATCGGCATCCGCAAAATTCCGTTGGGAATTGGGGCAATCCTTCTGTTGCCGCTGCTTTATGCCTTTATCATGGCAGCCCTTATGAATCCGAATGTCATGCCGAAATTTGGCAAGTTCATCGGTGAAAAAGAAGTCAAGGCGGCCTCACCGCTGATCGTCATTGCGATCATGCCGTTCATCGCCAAATTCGGAACCACCATCGGCCCGGCAATCGAAACCATCATCGAAGCGGGTCCTGCGCTGTTGCTGCAGGAACTTGGGAACCTCGGCACGATTGTGCTGGCATTCCCGCTGGCGGTTTGGGGCCTGAAAATGGGCCGTGAGGCCATTGGTGCAACCTTCTCGATTGCACGTGAACCGAACCTTGCCATCATTGCCGACCGTTACACCCTCAAAAGCCCGGAAGGTGCGGGTGTCATGGGCGTTTATGTGATCGGCACGCTTTTCGGCACCTTCATTTTTGCCATTCTGGCGTCGCTGTTTGCCAGCATTGATGTTTTTGATCCGCGCGCGCTTGCAATGGCATGCGGGATCGGCAGTGGTTCAATGATGGCGGCCTGCACCGGTGCGCTGACGGAAGTTGTCCCTTCCATGAAGGACGAAATCCTTGCACTTGCCGGGGCGAGCAACCTTTTGACCTATGCAACGGGTCTTTATGCCGGACTGTTTATTGCTCTTCCGATCGTTGAAAAACTCTATAACGCGACGGCTGGTAAGCGTGACCTTGCCGCTGCTGACAACAAGGGGGCTTGA
- a CDS encoding M20 aminoacylase family protein produces the protein MSVPSCSLHPRATELVDEFISWRHHLHAHPETAFEENLTSAFVAEKLKSFGLEVKTGIAKTGVVATLHGNKGAGKRIGLRADMDALDIHETTNLPYASKHPGKMHACGHDGHMTMLLGAAKILAENPDFAGTVDFIFQPAEENEGGGREMVNEGLFDSHPVDTVYGMHNWPGRDIGTMAVKAGPMMASYDVFEIVIEGKGCHAAMPHLGHDPITTAGQVLLALQTIVAREINPLKSAVISPTQIFGGDTWNVIPNTATIRGTVRTFDPDIQDVIEARLVETAKHTARALGCDARVNYQRRYPATINSPAESEIALSVASKIVGVDQVDTNPEPSMASEDFAFMLNVKPGCYIWLGNGPTDGDRLLHNAAYDFNDDAITHGVSYWIALVKEALSRD, from the coding sequence ATGTCTGTCCCTTCTTGCTCCCTTCATCCTCGCGCCACTGAACTTGTCGATGAATTCATCAGTTGGCGTCACCATCTGCATGCTCACCCTGAAACCGCATTTGAAGAAAACCTGACCAGTGCCTTTGTCGCAGAAAAGCTGAAATCCTTTGGCTTGGAAGTCAAAACCGGCATCGCCAAGACAGGCGTTGTCGCAACCCTGCATGGCAACAAAGGGGCTGGAAAGCGGATCGGGCTTCGCGCCGACATGGATGCACTTGATATCCATGAAACAACCAATTTGCCTTATGCGTCAAAGCATCCGGGTAAAATGCATGCCTGTGGCCACGATGGGCACATGACCATGCTGCTTGGTGCCGCCAAAATCCTTGCTGAAAACCCGGATTTTGCCGGAACCGTCGATTTTATTTTCCAGCCTGCCGAAGAAAACGAGGGCGGCGGACGCGAGATGGTCAACGAAGGCCTTTTTGACAGCCATCCGGTCGATACGGTTTATGGCATGCATAACTGGCCGGGCCGCGATATCGGCACCATGGCCGTCAAGGCCGGCCCGATGATGGCAAGCTACGACGTGTTTGAAATCGTGATTGAGGGTAAAGGGTGCCACGCGGCCATGCCCCATCTCGGACATGATCCGATTACGACAGCAGGTCAGGTTTTGCTGGCACTGCAAACCATCGTTGCGCGCGAAATCAATCCTTTGAAAAGCGCTGTCATTTCGCCCACGCAGATTTTCGGCGGTGACACATGGAACGTAATCCCCAATACCGCGACCATTCGCGGCACTGTGCGCACATTTGATCCTGATATTCAGGATGTTATCGAAGCGCGTCTGGTCGAAACAGCCAAACACACAGCACGGGCCTTGGGCTGCGATGCCCGCGTGAATTATCAACGCCGCTATCCGGCAACAATCAACAGCCCGGCAGAATCCGAAATCGCCCTTTCGGTGGCATCGAAGATTGTCGGCGTAGATCAGGTGGACACCAATCCGGAACCGTCCATGGCCAGCGAAGATTTCGCCTTCATGCTGAATGTCAAACCGGGTTGCTATATCTGGCTCGGCAACGGCCCGACGGATGGCGACCGGTTGCTTCATAACGCCGCATATGACTTCAATGATGACGCAATCACGCATGGTGTCAGCTATTGGATTGCACTGGTCAAAGAAGCCCTGTCTCGGGACTGA